TGGAGTGCATGTGGAGATGCTCGGTGGACTATCTTTGCCATTTGACTCTTCTCAATGGACACTTAACTAAAAGAAAACATCAATATAAGTACTTCAAAATAGATTATTAAAGGAAATCTGTTATATATTAATTGAGAAACATTACAACATTATTTTGTACCAACATATCACCATGAAAATGAAATTCAGAATTCTTAAAGAAATAGGTTGGTCTATATTAACTTATATTATATATTAACTTATATTATATTTTTATTAAACCAACTATTAATTTGATAAATAGTGTACAAAAGAATATTCTCGCACTTATCTTAAATAAAAGCTATTGAATTGCCTAATATGGTTAAAATATATATGACAATTTATGATTATGAATAATAAATATTTGATAATAACTTTTATATCTTAGCTCTTTTTGTTTAATTTTATATTATTAAAAGATATTAAACAACCATATTAACCATATAATATTTATTTTCTTATACGTTATATTTTAAATTTTTTAAACGACTATAAATTACTAAAAACGTTAAATGTTTCACACTAAAATTTTGTGAACATTGGTTTAACCTTTTTGGTAATAACAAGATACAAATGATCATAAATCGTATGAATATGAAGTTTCATTTACTAGATTCATATTATATATTAATATAGAGTTTAAAATTAAACTATATAATATAGAAAAATACTCAAATATGATAATTTCTAAATTTGTATTGAAAAAGTATTGAAACCTTAATATTTTAATTTTGAAATTTGCATTCAAAAAATCGCATATTAAAATTTTTGTGTTTATCACATGAGTATGAATTCTTAATAATAAATATTTATATTAAAATATATTATATATTTATGTCTATGTTACTGAAATTTAGTTATATACCATATAAAATAAATAAAATGATTGTTTTGATTTATTTACTAAAAAGTATCGTAAATAAACAAGATGTATTGTTTTTATTTATGTGTTTAGTTTAATTTAATTACATACGTAAATGAATACAAATAAATAATAATAGATAATAATTATTTTTATATATAACATTTATTCTGCGCAATTGCGCGAATCTTTAAGCTAGTTATCTAATTATTTAAGCGCAATTTTGTCTTGTCCCCTTAAAGTATGCCAATATTAATCACTGTTAATCCTTCGTATAAAACAATAATTAAGCAAAACAGCTCATGCGTACCCACAATGATTCGGTCAATGTAATTAAAATGAGTCTCATTCATTATGCGAGTCTCGAGGCTATAGACTATAGTTAAAGTCAAAAAGAATTATTCGATTGTTTATTATACCATGTATTAAACTATACGACAAACTAAAAGATAAGCTCGACATACACATCAAAATATTTTTGGAGATTTGGCATTGACCCATTAATCAGAAAATGAATTTACATATTAACTGATAAAAGAAAATTGCAGCAACCCGTGAATCTGAATGAAAACATAACATTAAAAAGGTCAAAAACTTTATATACAAATTGGCATTAAACAAAAGAATCAACTCCTAAGAAAATCATTTCATTTTCTTTAAAGAACTAGACACAGGCATATCATTGCGTAAAATACAAAAACACAAATACCTTAAACTTGGTTTTCGAATCTATTATTCATAAAATCCAAGAAAATTATGTTCTTAATCAGAATTTTCTTAAAAATATAGTAACAACAAAATGGAAAACAAGTGTTACCCACCAACTTAACTCCAAAGCCTTAGAAACATTTTTAGATTTCACTTTCTTCTTGCGTCTCAAAAACAGAGCTCTGCTCTCTGTTTTATCTTTTCTCTTTCACTCAGTTTACCAGTGTCTACCACCTCCTCCTTGTGAACTGCCGCCTCTTCTCGGAAAAAATCCACCTTTCTTAGGTTTAGGTATCTCATGAATGTCCATCACCTGTATAGTCCTTTGCTTTTTAGCTGCATTATTAAATAGTCATGAAAAAAGAGTCATGAAACAATCCAATTTAAATAGAAATCTGAAACTGAAAAAAAAACAGGAGGAGTTTTAAAACCATTCTCAGCTTGTCGGTAGTTTTGTTGCAGTCTTTTCCTAGCCGAGTCAAAATCAATTTCCTTATGCTCCTTCTCCCTCTGTAATCCCCCCATATCAAATCCATTACCATAGTCATAAACACTAGCCACTTTGTACACATACTAGAATACAGTTTGACAATGTTTGTACCTGAATGGGTTGTTGAGAAGGTGGAGGACGAGAAGGTTTAGCAGGAGATGGAGATTCTCTCCTCTGAGGAGGAGCAACTGGTCTTGGCTTTCTCTCTGGCTGGGCAACGTTACTGTTCTTGCTTGATGAACCTGAATACCCATCTGTCAAAAATCAGAAAAGGAATAAGCTTTACGGATTACAAATGTTTAAAGATCCGAACTTTAAGTTCAACAACTTACTCTGAGTAGTCTGAGGAACCGGTGAATACCCAAAATCAGGAACCTGCCACAGAGAAAAGGATTACAACTGAAAGCTCAATGACAAAGAAACTAAAAGTGTTTTGGTTCTTTAGTTACCTGTTGGCGGTTACCATTATGGAGAGCTCTCTGCTGTGGTGAGTCCTCATCAGCTATACAATGAAGAGATTGAGATTTCTTTCGAGGGAAAGATAAAGAACAATGAGATTCTTTTTTTTTTACCTATCAAACTTGGAGGTTCAAGATCACCAGGCGGGTTAAGTTTGACCCACTCGTCCACTGTCTCCTTCCATTTTCTAGAAGACGCAAAATACAAAAAAGTGAGTTAGTTGTTTTCTTGTTGAATTTGAGATTTGAGCAGAGAGAGAGAGAGTTCTTGTGAATCTGATCCGTAACTTGACAAGTTTTTTAGCTAGTATCCGAACATCGTTGGATGGATGCTTCCGAACTTTATTCACATGCCTCCCAATATCAGTTTCCTAAAGCGACCAAAACATCATAAACTATGAATACATAAGCTAAGAGAGAGTGTTAGTATTCGAATTTGACTCAAGTCAGTACCTGGAGAGCTTGGAATGTGATCTCCATATCATCCAGATTCTGAAGCAGCTCAACCAAATCTTCTTCCGACTTAAAACAACAAACAAACCAAAACACTTCAGAAGAGAATCAATCTAAGATTCAAGAGTTCAAGAGAGAGAGAGAAGACCAACCAGATCAGGATCTTCAAGCCTCTCCTTGATTTCAAGAACACTCTTCTGCTCATCATCAAACAAACCAGCAAACGGATCGTAACCATCATCCTCATCATCATCCTCGCCATTAACTGATTTCTCTCTAACTTCTCCTCCTCCTTCTTCCTCCTCCTCGTGACCACCACTCCCATTAGCCCTAGCAACTTCTCCTCCGCCTCCACCGAAGTCACAGTTCCTACACTTGTTAGCCATGGAGGTCGCGTAGAGACGCTCGACGATGTTATCTCTCCGCCGCTTCAGCTCTTGACCGTAGTCAAGGGAGGCAACGAGGATCGCTGTGTCTATAAATGTCCAGACATCGACGCCTGCGTTATCCATAACCGACCGAAAATCATCCAAATCCATCACCAAACGCTTCCCAAAGTTCGTTACTTTACAGAAATAGAAAAAAACAGAGGAGACGACGAGATCTACAAAAACAGATCTTTCTGATGAATTCAATTCATCGTGAGATTGAAAACCCAACAGAGTTTAGACTCGATTCAATCGGAATCAGATTAAATCCGATGAAAAAGGCAGACCCTTTGATGAATCTGTATTATCACGAGAAAAACAGAGAAGAAGAAAAAAACAGAAACAGAGTTTCACAAAGACGAATAAGAAAAATGGGAGAAGAAAGGGAATATTCCAAGTTTTGAGTCTTTTTTAGAATATGTTATTTTTTTCTTTTGTTCGGTAAAAATATTCTTCGGACAAAACCAATCACAAGTTAAGAGAAAAAGAGATTTGCTTTAATCAGGATGCTCTTGTCCTGGACAGAGCAAGGCTGAAGCGCAAGTTGGTATGTTCTGGTTGGGGAGATGAACATACAGCTAGAGAGAGAGAGAGAGAGAGAGAGGCGTGTGTTTTTCAATAATGGTGTTTACTTTTTTTATTTAGTATTTTTTCTTTAATTACATACTTTAGTTACTGGGCCTTTGAGTTGTCGGGCCAAAACAAGTGGAGGCGAAGCGGAAACTATTAAAATAGATCTTTACACACATTTGACTAATGGGCCTTTTTAATTTATGGGCCCATATAAGTGGATGATAATGCTTTGGATCGATGCTCGACGTGTACAAACCCTTACCATTGCAGACTACTGGAAGTGGTTAATGATTTAATGTCTTTATGAGCCCACTTGCTGTTTTTTAGTTTAAAACTCAGATGGACCCATTAGCTGGCGTAGAGGATGCGTACCATCATTAAAACATCAGAGTGAGTATAACTATCATCTGACTTGCTAATTTATGTTTAGCATGTCTCATTGAATATGTGACACAGAGGTGCATTAATTGTTACTTTCTTGAAAGGTTTACTGTTGGAGAGATCTTTGGTTTACAGCTCGGCAAGACCTGGAAGGATTCTCTGGGGTACTTGCTTCTTGTGGCTCGTAAACTCTTATAATCAATGGTTGGTATGATTAGTTCTGAAAACTTTTTAAATTTGTTTTAGTTCAATTTATTGAACTGGGAACAACAAAGACTCAGTGGTTCTGACACATACAACGGTCAAGAGGCCGGCCAAATCAAAGGCACGGAGACAGAAGAAGCTTGTTTGATGTGGGCTCCTCCTATATGTATATCTCATCGGTAAGCTTTCACTTTATGAACCATTTCTTTAATGGTGAGTCTTTGGATATGAATTTGTTTATCTAAGGGTTGTGTTTAAGTACTATTCTAAATATGTTTTACATGTAAGGGCTGGGGTATCAAAATGTTTTTGAAAAGGCTAATAACAATGTGATAGTGTATCCATTAGTTATCTTACAGACATTAGGAATGTAATGTCCCTTTCAAACATATCGTCAACACCTTTTTCGTGAAATTTGGACTTTTACTGGAAGCATCCGGTGAGTTAGCAGTGGCCATACGTCTTAATAATTATCAAATGGATTTATCCAACAGCCGCCAGTCGTTTTGGATATATACATGCTTGTTGGTGATTATCAGAGTTTATCACAATAATTTCACAATTAAAAAATGTTTGCATTGAGGGTTGGTAATTTCAGCTTGTCAACTTTATAAGTGAGCAGTCTAGTTAAGATCAAATATATCTCATCTATGAATTCATGTTTAAATTTACATCTGTAAAACGCAAACTAGACAATACTATATAATAAACATCAACACTAATTAAATAGTAAACACATAATATGATAATACTAGTAAAAACCAATTATCATTGGAATCAATCTCTGTCCAGCAAAACTTACAAACTTAAGCAAATAATCAATAAATAAAAGCTAAATTTAAAAGTGTCTCTGTAACACCTATCAAACCAAACTTTATGTTTGGCCATCAATTTCTACATATTGAAATGAGTGGTTTTAAGTCATCCCACGATTCAAGTCTGTAAACATCCCCGATCTCTTTCTAATAAATTTCCATCATGCACATCGAATTATAGTATACACTTATATTTTATCATACTCCAATGTTTATAATATATAGTTCTTATAATCGAATTAAATTGATTAGGTTATGTTCTACACCCCCCCCCCCCNNNNNNNNCCCCCCCCCCCCCCATTGAAGATATAACTAATCTTAATCTCGATTTCTTATGAAAAGTACTAATAAGAAACTAGTCATACTTGTGGTTCGTTTGTAAAAATAATATACATAATCAACATTTTTTGGCTAAATATCAACATGTTTTTTTCCTCCATTTTCAGGAAGAAAATATATATAATGTGGCACCGACAGTTTATAATTATAATTTTCCATAAGAGCAGGTGGCCCAAGGATTTGGAGAAAATAGTACATAGAATGCAATTCCAGTCGAACATGGAATGTGACAAATGATGTTTTAACCCATTAATAAATGTTTTTTTGTTTCTCTTCTTTAAATTCCAGTTTTAGGTTTAAGCTAACACTTTCAAAATACGTAATGCTCATTTCTCAGCTTATTCATATATCGATTGTCGGCAAATGTATACATATGAATGTATAGTATATATACTTGAGGTGACAATGTGACATGATAGTCTCAATAAGTGCACATTTTGTCCTCTCGTAGCATTTTCTATATGGTCAATAGTGCATTAACAGAAGGAAAGACAAATGTTGAATAGTGGTGGGTGGATCCAGTTCTGATTATAGCTAGGGAAGAGTTAATGATTAGAATTGGAATATTAAGTATGTATTTAACGCAAGGGAATGAAACCATTGATATAAAAGATAGTACTCGCTCGGCAAAACATTACAAAAAATTGTAAACGGCTAAAAGGTATAATAAAACCAATGCGGTCAACAACATACATGTAAAAGAGAATAAACACAATGACGACAGTGAAACTTTGAAATTGTACGTGCAAAATGAAGTTAGCATTACACTAGTCATGAAGTAGAAGACAGAAGAACTAACACAGGGAAATAAATGTAAGGGTGATCCAATGTATACCAAATATATACATTTCATTCCCGAGAAAAATGAGAGTTGAGTCAAAATTACAGTGGTTACTAGTAGTATCTTTTTTTTTTACTACTGGTTGTAATTTTATTAGCTTTTGCCGACAATTTAATAATGGCCTTAGAAATATTTTTAAAGTTGACTTGAGCGCTAGGGTTAAATATGTGTTAAACGACTGCGTTCCATTCACATTACCAATTACTGACGCTTCACGCTTCAGACAATTGGAGTGGGACGACAGAGACTTCCAAAGCGACACATATTTTGTGGGTCCCTCACTTTGTAAAATTTTTTTTGGGTAGTTGATACTTCCAATTAAACATCTCAAAAACACTTTCACTGGTTTACTGGTACCTCTCTCTCTTCGTCTTCTTTCCACATACGCGTCTTCTTCTGCTTATTGTACATTTAGCCCCACTCCTTAACTATCTGCTGCTCTTCTTTCACTCTCTACTCTCTTGAATCTCTTCCTTTTCTATTTAATGTGAACCTGTGTGTGTGCACATTTGGAATAATAAGGAAAAGCCTGGTTTCAATCAAAACACTTTCTCCACACGGCTCTTCCCCCACAATCTTTCTTTTTAAAGCTTTTTTCTCCATTGCTCCCCTCTGAGATTCTTCTTTGGTAACTGCTCATGGCATGCTTTCATGGTAGTTGAAACGACCGAGTTTACTCGTTTGCGGAACTCGGAAGCTACCTCTCTCTGTCTCTAGACCGCGTGCCCGTGAATCCCTCATTGTATTTGGGAAGATGAATACTGGTGGTCGGCTCATAGCCGGTTCTCACAATCGGAACGAGTTCGTGCTAATCAATGCAGATGAGAGTGCCAGAGTAAGTTTTACCCTAAAAACTGAAACTTTTGTTTTTTTCTCTCTGTACCCATTGGTTCTAAAGTTCATTGTTCCGTGTAAAGGTTGTGCCTTTTTGTCCTTTTGGATATGGGTTTTACATTTACTCGTCAAAATCGATTAGGGTTTTTCATTTACAGTGATAGTTTGTGTCGGTGGGGATTGAAATTCTGAACTCATGAGTGGTTAATTCGTTCAATTGAAGCTGTGTCAAGCCCCAAATCTAACTGCTTTGTCTGAAAGAACAAAACTTTATAGTTAATTTGTCCTAATTGAGATACATTCTACGTGTATATTTGATTTAGTTTAGTTTTGGGTCTGCTGCTTTCTCTAACTGCTTTGTCTGAAAGAACAAAACTTTATAGTTAATTTGTCCTAATTGAGATACATTCCTATGTATATTTGATTTAGTTTAGTTTAGGTCTGCTGCTTTTCTGATGTGTAACTATTCTTATTACAGACAAATCTAACTGCTTAGTTTGAAAGAACAAACCTCTATAGTTAATTTGTCCTGATTGAGATACATTCTATGTGTATATTTGATTTAGTTTAGTTTTGGGTCTGCTGCTTTTCTGATGTGTAGTTACTACTCTCTTATTACAGATACGTTCAGTGGAAGAACTAAGTGGACAATCATGCCAAATCTGTGGAGATGAGATAGAGCTCTCAGACGATGGAGAGTCCTTTGTGGCGTGTAACGAGTGTGCTTTCCCCGTCTGTAGAACTTGCTACGAGTACGAGAGACGGGAGGGGAACCAGTCTTGTCCTCAGTGCAAAACCCGTTACAAGCGCATCAAAGGTGACCCTTAAAAACATATGTATGAGTATTAGTAGAAAGGTTTGTGTTATGTCCTACTCACAGAGGTTTTCTCAGGGAGTCCAAGGGTTGAAGGAGATGAGGAGGACGATGGAATCGATGATCTTGATTTCGAGTTTGATTATAAAAGTGGGCTTGGAGGATCTGAACAAGCTTCAGACACTTTCTCTCGCCGCAACTCGGAGTTTGATTTGGCTTCTGCTGCACACAGCTCTCAGATTCCGTTGCTTACTTATGGAGATGAGGTTTGGTTTCTTACTTACCCCCAACTATTCTCAGTTTTTTTTTTTTTCTTTCCCCTCATTTTGTTTTTTACTTTGTTAGGACGTTGAGATATCTTCAGATAGACACGCTCTTATCGTCTCTCCATCACCTTCCCAAGTCAATAGGTATCAAGCTCATTTCGCTGACCAGACTCGTAAGTCCTCTTCTTTTGGTTTTACTAATGTTTCCTTATTAGCTCAACTGAAAAGAACCTTGGCTATCGTGTCAGAAGTGTCCGCTGGGACGAAACTAATATTACATGATGTGGTTTCGGTCTGCTCTTACTAAGTTTTTTTTTTCTTTTTCTGGCACAGCACATCTAAGACCAATGGTACCACAAAAAGACCTTGCGGTCTACGGATACGGCAGCGTCGCCTGGAAGGATCGCATGGAGGAGTGGAAGAGAAAGCAAACCGAGAAGTTCCAGGTGGTTAAACACGATGGTGACTCCACCTTAGGCGACGGAGATGACGCTGAGATTCCAATGTAAGACAAGAAGAGTCACAAACCAATCCTTTGTTTCATAGTACTTAATAGAGCTTTTGATTTGATATTAGGATGGATGAAGGAAGACAGCCACTGTCTCGAAAAGTACCGATAAAATCGAGCATGATCAACCCTTACAGGATGCTGATCATCCTCCGTCTCATCATCCTCGGCCTCTTCTTCCACTACCGTATCCTCCACCCCGTCAAAGACGCCTACGCCCTGTGGTTAGTATCAGTCATCTGCGAGATATGGTTCGCTGTCTCGTGGGTTCTCGACCAGTTCCCAAAATGGTACCCCATAGAAAGAGAGACGTACTTGGACCGTCTCTCGCTGAGATACGAGAAAGAAGGGAAACCGTCCGAGCTGGCCGGGGTTGACGTGTTCGTGAGCACGGTGGATCCTTTGAAAGAGCCTCCGCTTATCACAGCCAACACTGTTCTGTCCATCCTCGCGGTTGATTACCCTGTGGACAGAGTTGCTTGCTATGTATCTGACGATGGTGCTGCGATGCTTACTTTCGAGGCGCTTTCGGAGACGGCTGAGTTTGCTAGGAAGTGGGTTCCGTTCTGTAAGAAGTATAGTATAGAGCCGCGTGCTCCTGAGTGGTACTTTTGTCATAAGATGGACTATTTGAAGAATAAAGTTCATCCTGCGTTTGTTAGGGAGCGGAGAGCTATGAAGGTTTGTTTGCTCATTTCTTTGGTTTTTTTTTGTTGCATAAGTTTTTTTTTGCCTTTTATTGGATATTAATAGCGTTTTTTTTTGGTGGTTGCAGAGAGATTATGAAGAGTTTAAGGTTAAGATCAATGCTTTGGTTGCGACTGCGCAGAAAGTGCCTGAAGAAGGTTGGACTATGCAAGATGGTACTCCTTGGCCTGGTAATAATGTTCGTGATCATCCTGGCATGATTCAGGTGAGTGACGTTTACTGTTTCATCTCTGTTCTGTGTGGTATACTTAGGCCTGCAGATTCGGTTCGTTCGGTTCAACATAAATCTTACCGATTTAACCTAAAGTAAAGTTCGGTTTGGTATTCTGTTAGTTCGGTTTTTGAAATCTCTACCAAAGTTTTTGATTTAGGTTAGATTTTGGTGTAATTTTGTTAAAATTTTGGATAAATTTGGTTAATTTGGGTTAAATTTGGTAACTCGGTTATTTCGGTTTGAAACTTAGTTAAGATCGGTTAGTCCGGTTTGGGTATTTGGCATGGTTTGGGTCTAATATTTTTTTTTAATGAAAACCGAAATAACTGATTGCAGAACCAAACCAAAAACCAAAACTTCTGACCGAACTAACAGAATTTCGGTTTGGTCCGGTTCAAAATCCCAAGTCTAGAGTATACTCTCAAAACTAATCTGTTTATTTTTTTACTTGCTTGTTTCTGTGGAAAGGTGTTCCTTGGAAACAACGGTGTTCTCGATGTTGAGAACCACGAGCTACCTAGGCTAGTCTACGTTTCTCGTGAGAAGAGACCCGGATTTGATCATCATAAGAAAGCTGGAGCCATGAACTCCTTGGTAAATAATTATACTTAAATCCTTAAGAGTGTATTCTTTGAATTGCCATATCTGATTCTGTCTTTTCATGTTTGAAGATACGAGTCTCTGGAGTTCTATCAAACGCACCTTACCTTCTCAACGTCGACTGTGACCACTACATCAACAACAGCAAAGCTCTCAGAGAAGCAATGTGTTTCATGATGGATCCTCAGTCAGGAAAAAAGATCTGTTACGTTCAGTTCCCTCAAAGATTCGATGGGATCGATAAGAACGACAGATACTCTAACCGCAACGTTGTCTTCTTCGATGTAAGTGTAC
The DNA window shown above is from Brassica oleracea var. oleracea cultivar TO1000 chromosome C3, BOL, whole genome shotgun sequence and carries:
- the LOC106328100 gene encoding probable mediator of RNA polymerase II transcription subunit 26c, producing MDLDDFRSVMDNAGVDVWTFIDTAILVASLDYGQELKRRRDNIVERLYATSMANKCRNCDFGGGGGEVARANGSGGHEEEEEGGGEVREKSVNGEDDDEDDGYDPFAGLFDDEQKSVLEIKERLEDPDLSEEDLVELLQNLDDMEITFQALQETDIGRHVNKVRKHPSNDVRILAKKLVKKWKETVDEWVKLNPPGDLEPPSLIADEDSPQQRALHNGNRQQVPDFGYSPVPQTTQNGYSGSSSKNSNVAQPERKPRPVAPPQRRESPSPAKPSRPPPSQQPIQREKEHKEIDFDSARKRLQQNYRQAENAKKQRTIQVMDIHEIPKPKKGGFFPRRGGSSQGGGGRHW
- the LOC106334772 gene encoding cellulose synthase A catalytic subunit 5 [UDP-forming] isoform X1, with amino-acid sequence MNTGGRLIAGSHNRNEFVLINADESARIRSVEELSGQSCQICGDEIELSDDGESFVACNECAFPVCRTCYEYERREGNQSCPQCKTRYKRIKGSPRVEGDEEDDGIDDLDFEFDYKSGLGGSEQASDTFSRRNSEFDLASAAHSSQIPLLTYGDEDVEISSDRHALIVSPSPSQVNRYQAHFADQTPHLRPMVPQKDLAVYGYGSVAWKDRMEEWKRKQTEKFQVVKHDGDSTLGDGDDAEIPMMDEGRQPLSRKVPIKSSMINPYRMLIILRLIILGLFFHYRILHPVKDAYALWLVSVICEIWFAVSWVLDQFPKWYPIERETYLDRLSLRYEKEGKPSELAGVDVFVSTVDPLKEPPLITANTVLSILAVDYPVDRVACYVSDDGAAMLTFEALSETAEFARKWVPFCKKYSIEPRAPEWYFCHKMDYLKNKVHPAFVRERRAMKRDYEEFKVKINALVATAQKVPEEGWTMQDGTPWPGNNVRDHPGMIQVFLGNNGVLDVENHELPRLVYVSREKRPGFDHHKKAGAMNSLIRVSGVLSNAPYLLNVDCDHYINNSKALREAMCFMMDPQSGKKICYVQFPQRFDGIDKNDRYSNRNVVFFDINMKGLDGLQGPIYVGTGCVFRRQALYGYDAPKKKKTPRMTCNCWPKWCFFCCGGRKNRKAKTADKKKKKNKEASKQIHALENIEEGATNNVKSPEAAQLKLEKKFGQSPVFIASAGMENGGLASEASPASLLREAIQVISCGYEDKTEWGKEIGWIYGSVTEDILTGFKMHSHGWRSVYCTPKIPAFKGSAPINLSDRLHQVLRWALGSVEIFMSRHCPIWYGYGGGLKGLERLSYINSVVYPWTSIPLLIYCSLPAICLLTGKFIVPEISNYASILFMALFASIAVTGILEMQWGKVGIDDWWRNEQFWVIGGVSSHLFALFQGLLKVLAGVNTNFTVTSKAADDGEFSELYIFKWTSLLVPPTTLLIINVVGVVVGISDAISNGYDSWGPLFGRLFFALWVILHLYPFVKGLLGKQNRMPTIILVWSILLASILTLLWVRVNPFVAKGGPTLEICGLDCL
- the LOC106334772 gene encoding cellulose synthase A catalytic subunit 5 [UDP-forming] isoform X2 — its product is MNTGGRLIAGSHNRNEFVLINADESARIRSVEELSGQSCQICGDEIELSDDGESFVACNECAFPVCRTCYEYERREGNQSCPQCKTRYKRIKGSPRVEGDEEDDGIDDLDFEFDYKSGLGGSEQASDTFSRRNSEFDLASAAHSSQIPLLTYGDEDVEISSDRHALIVSPSPSQVNRYQAHFADQTPHLRPMVPQKDLAVYGYGSVAWKDRMEEWKRKQTEKFQVVKHDGDSTLGDGDDAEIPMMDEGRQPLSRKVPIKSSMINPYRMLIILRLIILGLFFHYRILHPVKDAYALWLVSVICEIWFAVSWVLDQFPKWYPIERETYLDRLSLRYEKEGKPSELAGVDVFVSTVDPLKEPPLITANTVLSILAVDYPVDRVACYVSDDGAAMLTFEALSETAEFARKWVPFCKKYSIEPRAPEWYFCHKMDYLKNKVHPAFVRERRAMKRDYEEFKVKINALVATAQKVPEEGWTMQDGTPWPGNNVRDHPGMIQVFLGNNGVLDVENHELPRLVYVSREKRPGFDHHKKAGAMNSLIRVSGVLSNAPYLLNVDCDHYINNSKALREAMCFMMDPQSGKKICYVQFPQRFDGIDKNDRYSNRNVVFFDINMKGLDGLQGPIYVGTGCVFRRQALYGYDAPKKKKTPRMTCNCWPKWCFFCCGGRKNRKAKTADKKKKKNKEASKQIHALENIEEVKSPEAAQLKLEKKFGQSPVFIASAGMENGGLASEASPASLLREAIQVISCGYEDKTEWGKEIGWIYGSVTEDILTGFKMHSHGWRSVYCTPKIPAFKGSAPINLSDRLHQVLRWALGSVEIFMSRHCPIWYGYGGGLKGLERLSYINSVVYPWTSIPLLIYCSLPAICLLTGKFIVPEISNYASILFMALFASIAVTGILEMQWGKVGIDDWWRNEQFWVIGGVSSHLFALFQGLLKVLAGVNTNFTVTSKAADDGEFSELYIFKWTSLLVPPTTLLIINVVGVVVGISDAISNGYDSWGPLFGRLFFALWVILHLYPFVKGLLGKQNRMPTIILVWSILLASILTLLWVRVNPFVAKGGPTLEICGLDCL